A single region of the Lotus japonicus ecotype B-129 chromosome 4, LjGifu_v1.2 genome encodes:
- the LOC130714852 gene encoding autophagy-related protein 16-like: MATVCKSQEEIAQKAINHALKSLRKRHLLEEAAHAPAFLALSRPIVSQGSEWKEKAENLQVELQQCYKAQSRLSEQLVVEVADSRASKALVQEKDNAIADLQKELTEMRDEFSQLKVDLEQKIKELEVIVSENSELKAQLEQMTAQCKKAEAENKMLIDRWMLEKMKDAERLNEANALYEEMVERLRASGLEQLARQQVDGVVRRCEEGAEFFLDSNIPSTCKFRLNAHEGGCASILFEFNSSRLITGGQDQSVKVWDTNTGSVCSNLHGCIGSVLDLTITHDNRSVIAASSSNNLYVWDLNSGRVRHTLTGHKDKVCAVDVSKVSSRHVVSAAYDRTIKVWDLMKGYCTNTIIFASNCNALCFSMDGQTIYSGHVDGNLRLWDIQSGKLLSEVAAHSLAVTSISLSRNGNVVLTSGRDNVHNLFDVRSLEVCSSFRDTGNRVASNWSRSCISPDNSHVAAGSADGSVHIWSVHKNEIVSTLKEHTSSVLCCRWSGIGKPLASADKNGIVCIWK, from the exons ATGGCGACAGTTTGCAAGTCGCAAGAAGAAATCGCCCAAAAAGCTATCAATCATGCTTTGAAGTCTCTGCGGAAGCGCCATTTGCTCGAAGAAGCTGCTCATGCTCCTGCTTTTCTCGCACTTTCTAGACCCATTGTTTCCCAG GGCTCTGAGTGGAAAGAGAAAGCAGAGAACTTGCAAGTGGAACTTCAGCAATGCTATAAAGCTCAATCTCGGTTGTCTGAGCAACTTGTTGTGGAAGTAGCTGATTCCAGAGCTTCAAAAGCTTTGGTTCAGGAGAAAGACAATGCAATTGCTGATCTGCAGAAGGAGTTAACCGAAATGAG GGATGAGTTCTCTCAATTAAAGGTGGACTTGGAACAAAAGATCAAAGAGCTAGAagtgattgtgagtgagaattcaGAACTTAAAGCACAACTGGAGCAGATGACTGCCCAATGTAAgaaagctgaagctgaaaataAGATGTTGATTGACCGCTGGATGTTGGAAAAGATGAAGGATGCTGAGCGCCTAAATGAG GCAAATGCCCTGTATGAAGAGATGGTTGAGCGGCTAAGAGCCAGTGGCTTAGAACAACTAGCAAGGCAGCAGGTGGATGGCGTAGTTCGGCGATGTGAAGAAGGTGCTGAATTCTTTTTGGATTCCAACATCCCTTCCACTTGCAAGTTCAGGTTAAATGCACATGAAGGGGGTTGTGCTTCCATATTGTTTGAGTTCAACTCTAGTAGATTAATTACAGGGGGACAGGACCAGTCAGTTAAAGTGTGGGATACTAATACAGGATCTGTATGTTCTAATCTTCATGGCTGCATTGGCTCAGTATTGGATCTCACGATCACCCATGATAATCGTTCTGTCATTGCTGCAAGCAGTTCAAACAACTTGTATGTTTGGGATCTCAACTCAGGCAGGGTCCGTCATACCCTCACCGGGCACAAAGATAAAGTTTGTGCTGTTGATGTCAGCAAGGTTTCCAGTCGTCATGTGGTCAGTGCAGCTTACGATCGTACTATAAAAGTTTGGGACCTAATGAAAGGTTACTGCACAAACACAATCATTTTTGCCAGCAACTGCAATGCACTTTGCTTCAGCATGGATGGACAGACCATATATTCTGGACACGTTGATGGCAACCTTCGGTTATGGGACATTCAGAGTGGAAAGCTACTAAGTGAGGTTGCTGCACATTCACTTGCTGTCACATCAATTTCCCTTTCTCGAAACGGAAATGTTGTACTGACGAGTGGAAGGGACAATGTGCACAATTTGTTTGATGTGCGATCTCTGGAAGTTTGCAGTTCATTTAGAGACACAGGAAACAGAGTGGCTTCTAATTGGAGTCGCTCCTGTATTAGTCCCGACAACAGTCATGTTGCTGCTGGGTCTGCTGATGGATCTGTTCATATTTGGTCAGTacataaaaatgaaattgtCAGTACTCTGAAGGAACATACGTCCTCTGTTCTTTGTTGCAGATGGAGTGGGATTGGAAAACCGTTAGCTTCAGCTGACAAGAATGGGATTGTCTGCATCTGGAAGTAA
- the LOC130715187 gene encoding uncharacterized protein LOC130715187, whose protein sequence is MGGVTSSMAAKLAFFPPNPPSYKVVKEAETGLLALEPFPKRENVDVVKFKTRRGAEIVAVYVRHPMAKSTVLYSHGNAADIGQMYELFLELSLNLRVNLFGYDYSGYGQSSGKPSENSTYADIEAAYKCLENKYGTKQEDIILYGQSVGSGPTLDLAVRLPQLRAVVLHSPILSGLRVMYPVKRTYWFDIYKNIDKIPLVKCPVLVIHGTADEVVDCSHGKQLWELCQEKYEPLWVKGGNHCNLELYPEYLRHLQKFISTIEKSPTQRPSFLRSMDRFEESRKSVDCFEAPRMSTDQRDKPRKSTDWKEKLKFHEYKLNNVEKIEKSRISCDHRSPRNTEHHDNKSRKSVDVQFGRARKSIDWLDRIRAR, encoded by the exons ATGGGTGGTGTTACCTCTTCCATGGCTGCGAAGCTAGCATTCTTCCCGCCAAACCCACCGTCCTACAAGGTGGTTAAGGAGGCGGAGACAGGGTTGTTGGCACTGGAGCCTTTCCCGAAGCGCGAGAATGTGGATGTTGTGAAGTTCAAAACTCGCCGCGGTGCTGAGATTGTGGCGGTGTATGTCCGACACCCTATGGCCAAATCCACCGTCCTTTACTCGCACGGGAATGCCGCTGATATTGGTCAGATGTACGAGCTCTTCCTTGAGCTCAGCCTCAACTTGCGTGTTAACCTCTTTGG ATATGATTACTCTGGCTATGGTCAGTCATCTGGAAAG CCAAGTGAGAATAGTACTTATGCTGACATTGAAGCTGCATACAAGTGCCTTGAAAATAAGTATGGAACTAAGCAGGAAGACATAATCCTTTATGGTCAATCTGTTGGAAGTGGTCCTACTTTGGATCTTGCTGTTCGTTTACCTCAACTGCGGGCTGTTGTTCTCCACAGTCCTATACTTTCAGGGTTGAGAGTCATGTACCCTGTCAAAAGGACATACTGGTTTGACATTTACAAG AACATTGACAAAATTCCATTGGTGAAATGTCCAGTGCTAGTCATTCAT GGAACCGCTGATGAGGTTGTTGATTGCTCTCATGGAAAGCAGTTGTGGGAACTTTGTCAAGAGAAATATGAACCTTTATGGGTCAAAGGAGGGAACCACTGTAATCTGGAACTCTATCCGGAATACCTTCGACATCTCCAAAAATTCATATCAACGATAGAAAAATCGCCAACACAAAGACCAAGTTTTTTGAGAAGCATGGATAGATTTGAAGAATCCAGAAAAAGTGTTGATTGTTTTGAAGCTCCAAGGATGAGTACTGATCAGAGGGACAAACCAAGGAAAAGCACTGATtggaaagaaaaactgaaatttcatgAGTATAAACTCAATAATGTTGAAAAAATAGAGAAGTCAAGGATCTCTTGTGACCATAGATCTCCGAGAAACACGGAGCACCACGATAATAAATCCCGGAAGAGCGTTGATGTGCAGTTTGGGAGGGCAAGGAAGAGCATCGATTGGCTGGATAGAATTCGAGCTCGCTGA